From a single Aspergillus puulaauensis MK2 DNA, chromosome 2, nearly complete sequence genomic region:
- a CDS encoding Zn(II)2Cys6 transcription factor (COG:S;~EggNog:ENOG410PU99;~InterPro:IPR036864,IPR007219,IPR001138;~PFAM:PF00172,PF04082;~go_function: GO:0000981 - DNA-binding transcription factor activity, RNA polymerase II-specific [Evidence IEA];~go_function: GO:0003677 - DNA binding [Evidence IEA];~go_function: GO:0008270 - zinc ion binding [Evidence IEA];~go_process: GO:0006351 - transcription, DNA-templated [Evidence IEA];~go_process: GO:0006355 - regulation of transcription, DNA-templated [Evidence IEA]): protein MQSTRSLNACIACSSHKRKCDRLIPVCRRCALRNLPCQYGGPGAMQNISLRSSQTVPNSLEPASRWCSPYYFHQFATRARGADELDDCLTSCLFVKLRQFNIDLDRAITRYVQCVHPWLPMIHPIFLRQRVASLRDAPCAESASLALHVLLITPPEPTSIIPDNRLPSLYNECKSIFSLMQVSRPDRLATIQSGLLLSIYERGIGHFPGSYTTLASCASLGVVNGLRQSHTYTSIFDEEKRRVWWAIYLLDRLFYHSDETIDRTFLIQNAQLGDELPADDDLWSRTSDLGPWTPDIPRLSSDALGRKVGCFALQVQAVYFLDMVLQSTKSQLATPAGLSELDTHKLDVLIRRVTMDTINAFDKDWETLYRAVVIFLLALMELHKGMLMTPSNNASSPASRSESASTATATIEMTLNILHDIVRMDDVLKVQRMPLAAVVLLQKAGSMACWLQINHGRRVEALQPVIESLERASRRWVVAGEIASQLRITS, encoded by the exons GCAGAATATATCTCTCCGCTCCTCGCAGACCGTACCGAATTCATTAGAACCTGCCAGTCGATGGTGCTCGCCATACTACTTCCATCAATTTGCGACCCGAGCTCGCGGAGCAGACGAACTGGACGACTGTCTAACATCATGTCTGTTCGTCAAGCTTCGACAGTTTAACATTGATCTGGATAGAGCTATCACTCGCTATGTGCAGTGCGTACATCCATGGCTGCCGATGATTCACCCGATATTCCTGCGCCAAAGAGTTGCCTCCTTACGAGATGCACCCTGTGCCGAATCTGCATCTCTCGCCCTCCATGTGCTCCTTATAACCCCGCCGGAGCCCACATCCATAATCCCTGATAATCGATTACCCTCCCTATATAACGAGTGCAAGTCTATATTCTCGCTTATGCAGGTATCTCGGCCCGACCGGCTTGCTACTATCCAATCAGGACTGCTTCTATCTATTTATGAGCGCGGCATTGGCCATTTTCCCGGCTCATATACAACGCTCGCTTCCTGTGCAAGTCTAGGAGTTGTGAATGGTCTGCGCCAGTCTCATACATATACTTCCATCTTCGACGAGGAGAAACGGCGTGTATGGTGGGCCATATATCTCCTCGACAGACTCTTCTATCACTCGGACGAAACCATTGACCGGACTTTTCTTATTCAGAATGCTCAGCTAGGCGATGAGCTTCCTGCTGATGACGATCTGTGGAGTCGAACCTCTGACCTTGGTCCGTGGACCCCAGATATCCCGAGACTCTCCTCCGATGCTTTGGGCAGAAAAGTTGGATGTTTTGCGCTTCAAGTCCAGGCCGTGTATTTTCTGGACATGGTCTTGCAGTCAACGAAATCCCAACTAGCGACTCCCGCGGGATTATCTGAGCTTGATACTCACAAGCTTGATGTATTAATCCGGCGGGTCACCATGGACACAATAAATGCCTTTGACAAAGACTGGGAGACTTTATACAGAGCAGTAGTTATATTTCTTTT AGCCCTCATGGAACTGCACAAGGGTATGCTGATGACTCCTTCAAATAACGCCAGCAGTCCAGCATCCCGATCCGAGAGCGcttccacagcaacagcaactaTAGAAATGACACTGAATATCCTGCACGACATTGTTCGGATGGATGACGTCCTGAAAGTCCAGAGGATGCCGCTGGCGGCCGTTGTGCTGCTTCAAAAGGCTGGGTCCATGGCTTGCTGGCTGCAGATAAATCATGGACGCAGAGTCGAAGCTCTCCAGCCGGTCATTGAATCCCTGGAACGAGCAAGCCGGCGATGGGTGGTTGCAG GTGAAATTGCGTCCCAGCTCCGTATTACGAGCTGA
- a CDS encoding uncharacterized protein (CAZy:GH2;~COG:G;~EggNog:ENOG410PHIA;~InterPro:IPR006103,IPR006102,IPR006101,IPR006104, IPR036156,IPR008979,IPR017853,IPR040605,IPR013783, IPR032311;~PFAM:PF16355,PF02836,PF18565,PF00703,PF02837;~SECRETED:SignalP(1-28);~go_function: GO:0004553 - hydrolase activity, hydrolyzing O-glycosyl compounds [Evidence IEA];~go_process: GO:0005975 - carbohydrate metabolic process [Evidence IEA]), with translation MRFQGARNAFLLLSSSITLFLHGHGAEAHPADKYAARTRIRLNSDWKFRRTERIEDGVIYDLRPDANGTNLQVLKPWILPTANEFIQDPEEHHKRPSEEPNVDIPFVKHDFDDNDWAGVKVPHDWAVEMPFLTGEDPIIPTTMGLLPVYGVGWYRRTLSIAPEDLEGTVYLDIDGGMSYPMVWVNGHLVGGWPFGYNSFRLDITQYLNKGNNNQLSIRVENPYGRSSRWYPGAGLYRNVWLTKVSQTHVAQYGTTITTKDVSADTAKVDLVLQVQNDGDMSRTVTVKTEIHELNSRTRGRGRRVAEFPQEEIEVSASSKKSVSGTAIIRRPRLWGPPPSQTPHLYVATTSLYAGRQLLDTYETRFGVRSLWNDPNEGLFVNEKPVRLQGVNQHHDLGPLGAAYNERAAERQLEKLQEIGVNAIRIAHNPPAPELLDLTDRMGFLVIDEIFDFWAREKTELDFHLIWDDWSEADLRTFLRRDRNHPSIMAWSYGNEVREQVYAVEDAGEIATYLRHIVAQEDPTRPSTASMHYASPDMPLARVQDIISLNYQGEGIMYGPEYENYTGMYKKPPQYNVYHEAFPDKLILGSEVASSLSLRGSYVFPVTSFNSAPANNSAGTDPTIPAVSSYELYTSDAGSSPDRVFLTQDKHQFVAGGFVWTGWDYLGEPYLFNTSTHGGHWGIFDLCGFKKDRAWLYQSRWNPDVKMAHILPHWNWPDREGQVTPVHVFTSADEAELFLNGKSLGRKKKEPFTYRFRWDEVVYEPGELHVKTYRDGNTWATDTVVTTGEKSGLQLKADRDRIGADGDDLSFITLEIVDRKGNVVPESHDLIKFSISGPGEIVATDNGFPADLTIFTSKERNAFNGLALAIVRGEAGRRGKITVTAESEGLGTAEVVIRST, from the coding sequence ATGCGATTCCAGGGGGCGCGCAACGCCTTTCTGCTCTTGTCCTCGAGCATCACGCTCTTTCTTCACGGCCATGGCGCAGAAGCACACCCTGCGGACAAATATGCTGCACGCACCCGTATACGACTTAATTCCGACTGGAAATTCAGGCGCACAGAGCGTATCGAGGACGGCGTCATCTACGACCTTCGGCCCGACGCCAATGGCACAAACCTGCAGGTCTTGAAGCCATGGATCCTCCCTACCGCCAATGAGTTCATTCAAGACCCTGAGGAGCACCACAAGCGCCCGAGCGAAGAGCCCAACGTCGACATTCCCTTTGTGAAACACGACTTTGACGACAATGATTGGGCTGGTGTTAAAGTACCCCACGATTGGGCCGTCGAAATGCCGTTTCTGACCGGTGAGGACCCAATCATTCCGACTACTATGGGTCTGTTGCCGGTATACGGAGTAGGATGGTACCGTCGCACACTATCTATAGCTCCAGAAGACCTCGAGGGGACTGTATATTTGGATATCGATGGCGGCATGTCGTACCCCATGGTTTGGGTTAATGGACACCTGGTTGGCGGCTGGCCATTTGGATACAATTCGTTTCGTTTAGACATCACCCAGTATCTGAACAAGGGAAACAACAATCAGCTATCTATCCGGGTGGAGAATCCCTACGGACGTTCGTCTCGCTGGTATCCCGGTGCCGGACTCTACAGGAATGTCTGGCTTACCAAGGTCAGCCAGACGCATGTGGCCCAGTATGGTACTACCATCACGACGAAAGATGTATCGGCGGATACGGCAAAAGTTGATCTGGTCCTTCAGGTGCAAAACGACGGAGACATGAGCCGCACAGTCACCGTCAAAACCGAAATTCACGAGCTCAACTCCAGGACTCGTGGGCGCGGCCGCCGCGTTGCGGAGTTTCCgcaagaagaaatcgaagtATCTGCAAGCAGTAAAAAATCAGTATCAGGCACTGCAATAATCAGGAGACCTCGTTTGTGGGGGCCGCCACCGTCTCAGACACCACATCTGTACGTCGCAACTACAAGCCTCTACGCCGGCCGGCAGCTGCTCGACACATACGAAACTCGGTTTGGCGTCCGTTCACTCTGGAATGACCCGAATGAGGGACTCTTTGTGAATGAGAAGCCTGTCCGCCTGCAGGGCGTCAACCAGCACCACGATTTAGGCCCTCTGGGCGCCGCCTACAACGAGAGAGCTGCCGAAcgccagctggagaagctgcaggaaatcGGTGTCAACGCCATTCGGATAGCGCATAACCCGCCAGCGCCCGAGCTCTTGGATCTCACCGACCGGATGGGCTTCTTGGTCATCGACGAGATCTTCGATTTCTGGGCCAGGGAGAAAACTGAGTTGGATTTCCACCTGATCTGGGACGATTGGAGTGAGGCGGACCTGCGAACATTCCTCCGACGGGATCGAAACCATCCTTCCATTATGGCATGGAGTTACGGCAATGAAGTGAGGGAGCAGGTATATGCCGTAGAAGATGCGGGTGAGATAGCGACTTACCTGCGCCATATtgttgcgcaggaggatCCCACTCGGCCGAGCACCGCATCGATGCACTATGCCAGTCCGGATATGCCTTTGGCCCGAGTCCAGGACATCATCAGCCTCAACTACCAGGGGGAGGGGATCATGTACGGCCCAGAGTACGAAAACTATACCGGGATGTACAAGAAGCCGCCGCAGTACAACGTGTATCACGAAGCCTTCCCAGACAAACTTATCCTGGGCAGCGAAGTCGCGTCGTCCCTCAGCCTTCGTGGCTCATATGTGTTTCCGGTCACCTCGTTCAACAGCGCCCCCGCGAACAACTCTGCTGGCACAGACCCAACAATCCCCGCCGTGAGTTCCTACGAGTTATACACGTCTGACGCAGGCTCGTCCCCGGACAGAGTGTTCTTGACGCAAGACAAGCATCAGTTCGTCGCGGGAGGCTTTGTTTGGACTGGCTGGGACTATCTCGGTGAGCCTTATCTTTTCAACACGAGTACCCACGGTGGCCACTGGGGTATCTTTGACCTTTGCGGCTTCAAGAAGGACCGCGCCTGGCTATACCAGTCACGCTGGAATCCTGACGTCAAGATGGCGCATATCCTGCCCCATTGGAACTGGCCCGACAGGGAGGGACAAGTCACTCCAGTGCATGTCTTTACTTCAGCGGATGAAGCGGAGCTTTTCTTGAATGGGAAATCTCTTGgcaggaaaaagaaggagCCCTTTACATATCGCTTTCGATGGGATGAAGTAGTCTACGAGCCGGGGGAGTTACACGTTAAAACCTATCGGGATGGGAATACATGGGCCACCGATACTGTAGTAACAACAGGCGAGAAATCGGGGCTTCAACTAAAGGCTGATCGTGACCGTATCGGCGCGGATGGTGATGACCTTTCGTTTATCACCTTGGAGATCGTGGATAGGAAGGGAAATGTGGTTCCCGAATCGCATGATCTGATCAAGTTTTCCATCTCCGGCCCCGGTGAGATTGTAGCCACGGACAACGGCTTTCCTGCTGATCTGACAATATTTACGTCCAAGGAGCGGAATGCCTTTAATGGCCTCGCTCTTGCTATTGTCCGCGGCGAAGCTGGACGCCGTGGAAAAATCACTGTAACGGCCGAAAGCGAAGGCCTTGGAACCGCAGAGGTCGTCATCAGGTCGACCTAG